Proteins encoded by one window of Streptomyces sp. NBC_01477:
- a CDS encoding FtsW/RodA/SpoVE family cell cycle protein, with translation MSASNTTTITSIGAPNRRNTELALLVFAVLIPVFAYANVGLAKNGSVPAGLLGYGVGLGLLAAVAHLLVRKFAPYADPLMLPIATLLNGLGLVLIWRLDQEPSLGAAMAPKQLMWSTVGVLLFIGVLVFLKDHRILQRYTYISMVLALALLVAPVFFPGVNGAKIWVTLPGIGSLQPGEFAKIVITVFFAGYLMVKRDALALASRRFMGLYLPRGRDLGPILVIWGISLLILVFETDLGTSLLFFGLFVIMLYVATERTSWIVFGLLLSAGGAVFVSTFEHHVKERVDNWLHPLALAPNGGVTETAQAMYAFGSGGIFGSGLGQGYSRLILGIAPKSDYILATVGEELGLAGLMAVLLLYGLLTERGIRTALAARDPFGKLLAIGLSGAFALQVFVVAGGVTGLIPLTGMTMPFMAQGGSSVIANWALVAILMRISDTARRPAPSPAPSPDAEATQVVRTQ, from the coding sequence ATGAGCGCCAGCAACACCACCACCATCACGTCGATCGGCGCTCCCAACCGCCGCAACACCGAGCTAGCCCTGCTCGTCTTCGCCGTCCTCATCCCGGTCTTCGCCTACGCGAACGTCGGCCTGGCCAAGAACGGCTCGGTCCCGGCGGGCCTGCTCGGTTACGGTGTCGGACTCGGCCTGCTGGCCGCGGTGGCCCACCTGCTGGTACGCAAGTTCGCCCCGTACGCCGACCCGCTGATGCTGCCGATCGCCACCCTGCTCAACGGCCTCGGCCTGGTGCTGATCTGGCGGCTCGACCAGGAGCCGAGCCTGGGCGCCGCGATGGCGCCCAAGCAGCTGATGTGGTCCACCGTCGGCGTGCTGCTCTTCATCGGCGTCCTGGTCTTCCTCAAGGACCACCGGATCCTGCAGCGCTACACCTACATCTCGATGGTGCTGGCCCTGGCACTGCTGGTCGCCCCGGTCTTCTTCCCCGGGGTGAACGGCGCGAAGATCTGGGTCACGCTGCCCGGCATCGGCTCGCTCCAGCCGGGTGAGTTCGCGAAGATCGTCATCACGGTCTTCTTCGCCGGCTACCTGATGGTCAAGCGGGACGCGCTGGCGCTGGCCAGCCGCCGCTTCATGGGCCTGTACCTGCCGCGCGGCCGGGACCTCGGCCCGATCCTGGTCATCTGGGGCATCAGCCTGCTGATCCTGGTCTTCGAGACCGACCTGGGCACCTCGCTGCTCTTCTTCGGCCTGTTCGTGATCATGCTCTACGTGGCCACCGAGCGGACCAGCTGGATCGTCTTCGGCCTGCTGCTCAGCGCGGGCGGCGCGGTCTTCGTGTCCACCTTCGAGCACCACGTCAAGGAGCGCGTCGACAACTGGCTGCACCCGCTCGCGCTGGCCCCCAACGGCGGCGTCACCGAGACGGCGCAGGCGATGTACGCGTTCGGCTCCGGCGGCATCTTCGGCTCGGGGCTCGGCCAGGGGTACTCCCGGCTGATCCTCGGCATCGCGCCGAAGAGCGACTACATCCTCGCCACCGTCGGCGAGGAGCTGGGCCTGGCGGGCCTGATGGCCGTCCTGCTGCTCTACGGGCTGCTGACCGAGCGCGGCATACGGACCGCGCTGGCCGCCCGCGACCCGTTCGGCAAGCTGCTGGCCATCGGCCTGTCCGGCGCCTTCGCGCTACAGGTCTTCGTGGTGGCCGGCGGTGTGACCGGGCTCATCCCGCTGACCGGTATGACCATGCCGTTCATGGCCCAGGGCGGTTCCTCGGTGATCGCCAACTGGGCCCTGGTCGCGATCCTGATGCGGATCAGCGACACCGCGCGGCGGCCGGCCCCGAGCCCCGCCCCCTCCCCCGACGCCGAAGCGACCCAGGTGGTGCGTACGCAGTGA
- a CDS encoding peptidoglycan D,D-transpeptidase FtsI family protein translates to MNKPLRRVAVFCGLLVLALLLRVNYVQFVQADQLSNDTHNRRVAINQYAQPRGDIVVDGKAVTGHTETNGSDFKYKRTYTDGPMWAPVTGHASQAYGTSFLEGVEDKFLTGDDDRLFFNRTIDLLTGKQRQGGNVVTTLNAKAQTAAFKGLGDKKGAVVALDPRTGAILAMASTPSYDPSGIAGYSNTDEKNWVALDKKNDPDDPSLNRALRQTYPPGSTFKLVTAAAALESGKVTDVDASTTSPDPYTLPGTTVPLKNEGHIQCKDTSLRNALRQSCNTVFGKLGVDVGLKGMVDEAEKFGFNKEQLIPVRADASNFDTKMSPDQVAQSSIGQFDTAATPLQMAMVASAIANNGVLMQPYEVDKLVAPNLSTISQTDPKELSKPLSPENAQKLQSMMETVVNDGTGKNAKIPGVRVGGKTGTAQHGINNDKAPYAWFVSYAMTDQGSPVAVAVVVEDGAANRDDISGGGLAAPIAQSVMEAVLNK, encoded by the coding sequence GTGAACAAGCCGCTACGACGGGTCGCGGTCTTCTGCGGTCTTCTCGTCCTCGCCCTGCTGCTGCGGGTCAACTACGTGCAGTTCGTCCAGGCCGACCAGCTCTCCAACGACACGCACAACCGCCGGGTCGCGATCAACCAGTACGCCCAGCCGCGCGGCGACATCGTCGTGGACGGCAAGGCCGTCACCGGCCACACCGAGACCAACGGCAGCGACTTCAAGTACAAGCGCACCTACACCGACGGCCCGATGTGGGCGCCGGTGACCGGCCACGCCTCGCAGGCGTACGGCACCAGCTTCCTGGAAGGCGTCGAGGACAAGTTCCTCACCGGCGACGACGACCGGCTGTTCTTCAACCGCACCATCGACCTGCTCACCGGCAAGCAGCGGCAGGGCGGCAACGTGGTGACCACGCTGAACGCCAAGGCGCAGACGGCGGCCTTCAAGGGCCTCGGCGACAAGAAGGGCGCGGTCGTCGCACTGGACCCGCGCACCGGCGCGATCCTCGCCATGGCGAGCACCCCGTCGTACGACCCGTCGGGCATCGCGGGCTACTCCAACACCGACGAGAAGAACTGGGTCGCGCTGGACAAGAAGAACGACCCGGACGACCCGTCGCTGAACCGGGCGCTGCGCCAGACCTACCCGCCCGGCTCGACGTTCAAGCTGGTCACGGCGGCTGCGGCGCTGGAGTCCGGCAAGGTGACCGATGTGGACGCCTCGACGACGTCGCCCGACCCGTACACCCTGCCGGGGACCACGGTGCCGCTGAAGAACGAGGGCCACATCCAGTGCAAGGACACCTCGCTGCGCAACGCGCTGCGGCAGTCCTGCAACACGGTCTTCGGCAAGCTCGGCGTCGACGTCGGGCTCAAGGGCATGGTGGACGAGGCGGAGAAGTTCGGCTTCAACAAGGAGCAGCTCATCCCGGTCCGCGCGGACGCGAGCAACTTCGACACCAAGATGAGCCCGGACCAGGTCGCCCAGTCCTCGATCGGCCAGTTCGACACCGCGGCCACCCCGCTCCAGATGGCCATGGTCGCCTCGGCCATCGCCAACAACGGCGTGCTGATGCAGCCCTACGAGGTCGACAAGCTGGTGGCGCCGAACCTGAGCACCATCTCGCAGACCGACCCCAAGGAGCTGAGCAAGCCGCTGTCGCCGGAGAACGCGCAGAAGCTCCAGTCGATGATGGAGACCGTCGTCAACGACGGCACCGGCAAGAACGCGAAGATCCCCGGGGTCAGGGTCGGCGGCAAGACCGGCACCGCGCAGCACGGCATCAACAATGACAAGGCCCCGTACGCCTGGTTCGTCTCCTACGCCATGACCGACCAGGGCTCGCCGGTCGCGGTGGCCGTCGTCGTCGAGGACGGCGCCGCCAACCGCGACGACATCAGCGGTGGCGGTCTGGCGGCGCCGATCGCCCAGAGCGTGATGGAAGCGGTACTGAACAAGTGA
- the pknB gene encoding Stk1 family PASTA domain-containing Ser/Thr kinase encodes MEEPRRLGGRYELGSVLGRGGMAEVYIAHDTRLGRTVAVKTLRVDLARDPSFQARFRREAQSAASLNHPSIVAVYDTGEDYVDGISIPYIVMEYVDGSTLRELLHSGRKLLPDRALEMTVGILQALEYSHRAGIVHRDIKPANVMLTRTGQVKVMDFGIARAMGDSGMTMTQTAAVIGTAQYLSPEQAKGEQVDARSDLYSAGCLLYELLTVRPPFVGDSPVAVAYQHVREDPQPPSVYDPEVTPAMDAIVLKALTKDPDYRYQSADEMRADVEAALDGQPVAAAVAMGAAGYGYPHGYADNSPTTALPQQSDPHTSMLPPSRDDDGGYGYDDRPDRRRQKKGGSTSTVLLVVAGVLVLVGAIFLGKAVFDGGGAGADAKVPNFVSKSYAEAQTTAQNVDITLVKGTPAFCEGVEKDMICTQTPAADTAIPSNKTVTVVLSKGPAPIAVPDVKNDTYDAAQQELTSAGFTVKREDQVSTTKDENTVLSQSPAADTKQPKGTVITLKVAVQPEQIDVPDLTRFPKQGALDQLSNDGFTNVHTTSQSSQDPNFPSGTVISQTPQGGSKAAKDDRINLVISTGPDQSQNPPQGQTMPNVQFHRLNDVRNQLNGMNLGLSIVVVNGGPEDGNAWVIASNPTQGSPLTQGQQIQVQTATGPGGGGN; translated from the coding sequence ATGGAAGAGCCGCGTCGCCTCGGCGGCCGGTACGAGCTGGGCTCGGTGCTCGGCCGCGGTGGCATGGCCGAGGTGTATATCGCGCACGACACCCGCCTCGGCCGTACCGTCGCTGTGAAGACGCTGCGGGTGGATCTTGCCCGCGACCCGTCCTTCCAAGCCCGCTTCCGCCGGGAGGCCCAGTCGGCCGCCTCGCTCAACCACCCCTCGATCGTCGCTGTCTACGACACCGGCGAGGACTACGTCGACGGCATCTCGATCCCGTACATCGTGATGGAGTACGTCGACGGCTCCACCCTGCGCGAGCTGCTGCACTCCGGACGCAAGCTGCTGCCCGACCGGGCGCTGGAGATGACCGTCGGCATCCTCCAGGCGCTGGAGTACAGCCACCGGGCGGGCATCGTCCACCGCGACATCAAGCCGGCCAACGTGATGCTGACCCGCACGGGCCAGGTCAAGGTCATGGACTTCGGCATCGCCCGCGCGATGGGCGACTCCGGCATGACCATGACGCAGACCGCGGCCGTCATCGGCACCGCCCAGTACCTGTCGCCCGAGCAGGCCAAGGGCGAGCAGGTCGACGCCCGCTCCGACCTGTACTCCGCCGGCTGCCTGCTCTACGAGCTGCTGACCGTACGCCCGCCCTTCGTCGGCGACTCCCCGGTCGCGGTGGCCTACCAGCACGTACGCGAGGACCCGCAGCCGCCGTCGGTCTACGACCCCGAGGTCACCCCGGCGATGGACGCCATCGTCCTCAAGGCGCTGACCAAGGACCCGGACTACCGCTACCAGTCGGCCGACGAGATGCGCGCCGACGTCGAGGCGGCGCTGGACGGCCAGCCCGTCGCCGCAGCCGTCGCCATGGGCGCGGCGGGCTACGGCTACCCGCACGGTTACGCCGACAACTCCCCCACCACCGCCCTGCCCCAGCAGTCCGACCCGCACACCTCGATGCTGCCGCCGTCCCGCGACGACGACGGCGGCTACGGCTACGACGACCGCCCCGACCGCCGCCGGCAGAAGAAGGGCGGCAGTACGTCCACCGTGCTGCTGGTCGTGGCCGGCGTCCTGGTGCTGGTCGGAGCGATCTTCCTGGGCAAGGCGGTCTTCGACGGCGGCGGCGCGGGAGCCGACGCCAAGGTGCCGAACTTCGTCAGCAAGTCCTACGCCGAGGCCCAGACCACCGCGCAGAACGTGGACATCACCCTGGTCAAGGGCACGCCCGCCTTCTGCGAGGGCGTCGAGAAGGACATGATCTGCACGCAGACCCCGGCCGCCGACACCGCGATCCCGTCCAACAAGACGGTCACCGTCGTCCTGTCGAAGGGCCCGGCACCGATCGCGGTGCCCGACGTGAAGAACGACACCTATGACGCGGCGCAGCAGGAGCTGACCAGCGCCGGCTTCACCGTGAAGCGCGAGGACCAGGTCTCCACCACCAAGGACGAGAACACCGTCCTGAGCCAGAGCCCGGCGGCCGACACCAAGCAGCCCAAGGGCACGGTGATCACCCTCAAGGTCGCGGTCCAGCCCGAGCAGATCGATGTCCCGGACCTGACCCGCTTCCCGAAGCAGGGCGCGCTGGACCAGCTGAGCAACGACGGCTTCACCAACGTCCACACGACCTCGCAGTCGTCCCAGGACCCGAACTTCCCGTCCGGCACCGTCATCAGCCAGACCCCGCAGGGCGGCAGCAAGGCGGCCAAGGACGACCGGATCAACCTGGTCATCTCCACAGGACCCGACCAGTCGCAGAACCCGCCGCAGGGCCAGACGATGCCCAACGTGCAGTTCCACCGGCTCAACGACGTACGCAACCAGCTGAACGGGATGAACCTCGGCCTGTCCATCGTGGTGGTGAACGGCGGCCCCGAGGACGGCAACGCGTGGGTCATCGCCAGCAACCCGACCCAGGGCTCCCCGCTGACCCAGGGCCAGCAGATCCAGGTGCAGACCGCCACGGGACCCGGTGGCGGAGGCAACTAG
- a CDS encoding class E sortase, with the protein MTAGRPVRRGGAARVISVVGELLITAGVVLALFVVYSLWWTNVVADRHAARAADKVRQQWSQGSQGAPARGLDTKDGIGFLHVPAMGRNYEVLVKKGTATDVLNEGVAGYYTDPTPAAMPWDPAGNFTLAAHRDGHGAKFHNINKIHDGDPVVFESKDTWYVYKVYKVLDQTSKYDVAVTDQVPKESGRNKPGRYITLTTCTPVYTSRYRYVVWGELVRTQKVDAQRTPPPELR; encoded by the coding sequence GTGACGGCCGGCAGACCCGTCCGGCGGGGCGGCGCCGCCCGCGTCATCAGCGTCGTCGGCGAGCTGCTGATCACCGCCGGCGTCGTACTGGCCCTCTTCGTCGTCTACTCGCTGTGGTGGACCAACGTGGTGGCCGACCGGCACGCCGCCAGGGCCGCCGACAAGGTGCGCCAGCAGTGGTCGCAAGGGTCGCAGGGAGCGCCCGCGCGCGGCCTCGACACCAAGGACGGCATCGGCTTCCTGCACGTCCCGGCGATGGGCAGGAACTACGAGGTGCTGGTCAAGAAGGGCACCGCGACCGACGTGCTCAACGAGGGCGTCGCCGGCTACTACACCGACCCCACCCCCGCGGCCATGCCCTGGGACCCGGCCGGCAACTTCACCCTCGCCGCCCACCGCGACGGCCACGGCGCGAAGTTCCACAACATCAACAAGATCCACGACGGCGATCCGGTGGTCTTCGAGTCCAAGGACACCTGGTACGTCTACAAGGTCTACAAGGTCCTCGACCAGACCTCGAAGTACGACGTCGCCGTGACCGACCAGGTCCCCAAGGAGTCCGGCCGGAACAAGCCGGGGCGCTACATCACCCTGACGACCTGCACCCCGGTCTACACCTCGCGCTACCGCTACGTCGTGTGGGGCGAGCTGGTCCGCACCCAGAAGGTCGACGCGCAAAGAACGCCGCCGCCCGAACTGCGATAG
- a CDS encoding class E sortase, whose amino-acid sequence MTTLRPERPADGPMSYEDTGQFKAVVEGLDDPLNDPLPGRPPAVRDEPEQPLPEPDFPEPGLPSPDFTEPDFPETAFPEPPFPGTSVAGPAAAPPWGRAPERDEPAARVREEPGPPVAEPAFPGPHSADMTQTARMPVVVEPDPPAQDVGPDAAVPPPLAPLAPPGPPGPPPDGGRAARRKAARQGGGGGGGHRAAGRGASGPAHGPGTPQEASSAPLSRVEARRAAKAAKDSPAVVASRIVGELFITTGVLMLLFVTYQLWWTNVRAHQQANGAANNLRHQWDSASTDPDRVPGTFSPGQGFAIMYIPKLDVKAPIAQGISKHNVLDKGMIGHYDGELNTAMPWDKTGNFAVAAHRNTHGEPFRYINHLVAGDKVVVETASDYYTYEVTSELPSTPPSNTSVLKPIPVGSGFTAPGRYLTLTTCTPEFTSTNRLIVWGKLIEERPRSKGKPDALVGD is encoded by the coding sequence GTGACCACGCTCCGCCCGGAGCGCCCCGCGGACGGCCCGATGTCGTACGAGGACACCGGGCAGTTCAAAGCTGTCGTGGAGGGGCTGGACGACCCCCTGAACGACCCGCTGCCCGGCCGCCCCCCGGCGGTGCGGGACGAACCGGAGCAGCCGCTCCCCGAGCCGGACTTCCCGGAGCCGGGTCTTCCCTCGCCGGACTTCACCGAGCCGGACTTCCCGGAGACCGCTTTTCCCGAGCCCCCTTTTCCCGGGACATCCGTCGCCGGGCCCGCGGCGGCTCCCCCGTGGGGCCGCGCCCCGGAGCGCGACGAGCCCGCGGCGCGCGTGCGGGAGGAGCCCGGGCCGCCCGTCGCGGAGCCGGCCTTTCCCGGGCCCCACAGCGCCGATATGACGCAGACCGCACGTATGCCCGTCGTGGTCGAGCCGGACCCGCCCGCGCAGGACGTCGGGCCGGACGCGGCCGTACCGCCGCCGCTCGCGCCGCTCGCGCCACCGGGGCCGCCTGGGCCGCCGCCGGACGGGGGAAGGGCCGCCAGGCGCAAGGCCGCGCGGCAGGGCGGCGGTGGCGGTGGTGGTCACCGGGCCGCAGGGCGCGGGGCGAGCGGCCCCGCGCACGGCCCCGGTACGCCCCAGGAGGCGTCCTCAGCGCCGCTGAGCCGGGTGGAGGCCCGGCGGGCCGCCAAGGCCGCCAAGGACAGCCCCGCGGTCGTCGCGAGCCGGATCGTCGGCGAGCTGTTCATCACCACCGGCGTCCTGATGCTGCTCTTCGTCACCTATCAGCTGTGGTGGACCAACGTCCGCGCCCACCAGCAGGCCAACGGCGCCGCGAACAACCTCCGCCACCAGTGGGACAGCGCCTCCACCGACCCCGACCGGGTGCCCGGCACCTTCTCGCCCGGCCAGGGCTTCGCGATCATGTACATCCCCAAGCTGGACGTCAAGGCGCCCATCGCGCAGGGCATCTCGAAGCACAACGTGCTCGACAAGGGCATGATCGGCCACTACGACGGCGAGCTGAACACGGCGATGCCCTGGGACAAGACCGGCAACTTCGCGGTCGCCGCCCACCGCAACACCCACGGCGAGCCCTTCCGCTACATCAACCACCTGGTGGCCGGCGACAAGGTGGTGGTCGAGACGGCGAGCGACTACTACACCTACGAGGTCACCAGCGAGCTGCCCTCCACCCCGCCGTCCAACACCAGCGTGCTCAAGCCGATCCCGGTCGGCTCCGGCTTCACCGCGCCCGGCCGCTACCTCACCCTCACCACCTGCACGCCCGAATTCACCAGCACCAACCGGCTGATCGTGTGGGGCAAGCTGATCGAGGAACGGCCGCGCAGCAAGGGCAAGCCCGACGCGCTCGTCGGTGACTGA
- a CDS encoding aminodeoxychorismate/anthranilate synthase component II, whose translation MSARILVVDNYDSFVFNLVQYLYQLGAECEVLRNDEVQPAHAQDGFDGVLLSPGPGTPEEAGVCVDMVRHCAETAVPVFGVCLGVQSIAVAYGGVVDRAPELLHGKTSLVTHEGVGVFAGLPTPFTATRYHSLAVEGSTLPDELQVTAWTENGIIMGLRHRDAAVEGVQFHPESVLTEWGHKMLANWLAECGDDAAPGRSQGLAPVVGRAGA comes from the coding sequence ATGAGCGCACGCATTCTCGTGGTCGACAACTACGACAGCTTCGTCTTCAACCTCGTGCAGTACCTCTACCAGCTCGGCGCCGAGTGCGAGGTGCTGCGCAACGACGAGGTGCAGCCCGCGCACGCGCAGGACGGCTTCGACGGGGTGCTGCTCTCCCCCGGTCCCGGCACCCCGGAAGAGGCGGGGGTGTGCGTCGACATGGTGCGGCACTGCGCGGAGACGGCCGTGCCGGTCTTCGGCGTGTGCCTGGGGGTGCAGTCCATCGCGGTGGCCTACGGCGGCGTCGTCGACCGGGCGCCGGAGCTGCTGCACGGCAAGACCTCACTGGTGACCCACGAAGGCGTCGGCGTCTTCGCCGGGCTGCCGACCCCTTTCACCGCCACGCGTTACCACTCTCTCGCCGTGGAGGGCAGCACCCTTCCGGATGAGCTGCAGGTCACCGCGTGGACGGAGAACGGCATCATCATGGGGCTCCGGCACCGGGACGCGGCCGTCGAGGGTGTGCAGTTCCACCCCGAGTCGGTGCTCACCGAATGGGGGCACAAGATGCTGGCGAACTGGCTCGCCGAGTGCGGTGACGACGCGGCCCCGGGCCGCTCGCAGGGACTCGCACCGGTCGTCGGGAGGGCGGGGGCGTGA
- a CDS encoding DUF881 domain-containing protein — MLSAGVFALAGLIFWMSFDTAKGVDIRSDDPLPKLSDTIRTKNTRNGQLENQLTGVRDDVDRLTRQGSGLSAAEQAAIDALARTAGTDPLTGPSIEVTLNDAPPNATALVPGVPDPQPNDLVIHQQDLQAVVNALWQGGAKGIRVMDQRLISTSAVRCVGNTLILQGRVYSPPYRITAVGDQAKLRQGLNNSPAIQNYLQYVAAYGLGWKVTAAKSVTLPGYTGSTVLHYAQPVGRP; from the coding sequence GTGCTCAGTGCGGGAGTCTTCGCACTGGCCGGACTGATCTTCTGGATGAGTTTCGACACCGCCAAGGGCGTGGACATCCGCAGTGACGACCCGCTGCCGAAGCTCTCCGACACCATTCGCACCAAGAACACCCGTAATGGCCAACTGGAGAACCAGCTGACCGGCGTGCGGGACGACGTCGACCGGCTGACCCGGCAGGGCAGCGGCCTGAGCGCCGCCGAGCAGGCCGCGATCGACGCGCTGGCCAGGACGGCGGGCACCGACCCGCTCACCGGTCCCTCGATCGAGGTCACCCTCAACGACGCCCCGCCCAACGCCACCGCCCTGGTCCCCGGCGTCCCCGACCCGCAGCCCAACGACCTGGTGATCCACCAGCAGGACCTGCAGGCCGTCGTCAACGCGCTGTGGCAGGGCGGCGCCAAGGGCATCCGGGTGATGGACCAGCGGCTGATCTCCACCAGCGCGGTCCGCTGCGTCGGCAACACCCTCATCCTGCAGGGCCGCGTCTACTCGCCGCCCTACCGGATCACCGCCGTGGGTGACCAGGCGAAACTGCGGCAGGGGCTCAACAACAGCCCGGCGATCCAGAACTATCTGCAGTACGTGGCCGCGTACGGCCTCGGCTGGAAGGTCACCGCGGCCAAGTCCGTCACCCTTCCCGGCTACACCGGCTCGACCGTTCTTCACTATGCGCAGCCTGTGGGCCGGCCGTGA
- the crgA gene encoding cell division protein CrgA, translating into MPKSRIRKKADFTPPPAKAATAIKLGGRSWVAPLMLAFFIVGLAWIVLFYVTQGSLPVDAFGNWNIVVGFGFIAGGFVVSTQWK; encoded by the coding sequence GTGCCGAAGTCACGGATCCGCAAGAAGGCCGACTTCACCCCGCCCCCGGCGAAGGCCGCCACCGCCATAAAGCTGGGCGGCCGCAGTTGGGTGGCCCCGCTGATGCTGGCGTTCTTCATCGTCGGCCTCGCCTGGATCGTGCTGTTCTACGTCACCCAGGGAAGCCTGCCGGTGGACGCGTTCGGCAACTGGAACATCGTGGTGGGCTTCGGCTTCATCGCCGGCGGGTTCGTCGTCTCGACCCAGTGGAAGTAG
- a CDS encoding rhomboid family intramembrane serine protease, with amino-acid sequence MDQAVCCYRHPDRETGIRCTRCDKPICPECMVSASVGFQCPDCVRQGSGHTPRPRTVAGGVVAHDPILITKILIALNVAVFALELAVGDRVVQDLSLYAACTPKMFGPQHCVGVADGEWYRVITSAFLHDRGNYGHIVFNMLSLWWIGGPLERLLGRSRYIVIYLLSALAGSAAVLLITPDALTLGASGAIFGLFGATAVFMRRLRYDMRPILILLVLNIVFSFTWPNVSWQAHLGGLVAGTAVAIAMAYAPRERRDAVQWGTAAGVLVLTVVLTVIAVAQVTS; translated from the coding sequence ATGGACCAGGCGGTCTGCTGCTACCGGCATCCGGACCGGGAGACCGGCATACGCTGCACCCGGTGCGACAAGCCCATCTGCCCGGAGTGCATGGTCAGTGCCTCGGTCGGCTTCCAGTGCCCGGACTGCGTCCGGCAGGGATCGGGGCACACGCCCCGGCCGCGGACGGTGGCCGGCGGGGTGGTGGCGCACGACCCGATCCTGATCACCAAGATCCTCATCGCGCTGAACGTCGCGGTCTTCGCGCTGGAGCTGGCGGTCGGCGACCGGGTGGTCCAGGACCTGAGCCTGTACGCGGCCTGCACCCCCAAGATGTTCGGCCCGCAGCACTGCGTCGGGGTCGCCGACGGCGAGTGGTACCGGGTGATCACCTCCGCCTTCCTGCACGACCGGGGAAACTACGGCCACATCGTCTTCAACATGCTGTCGCTGTGGTGGATCGGCGGCCCGCTGGAGCGGCTGCTCGGCCGCAGCCGCTACATCGTGATCTATCTGCTCTCCGCGCTGGCCGGCAGCGCCGCTGTGCTGCTGATCACACCGGACGCGCTGACGCTGGGCGCGTCCGGGGCGATCTTCGGACTGTTCGGCGCGACGGCGGTCTTCATGCGGCGGCTGCGCTACGACATGCGGCCGATCCTGATCCTGCTGGTGCTGAACATCGTGTTCAGCTTCACCTGGCCCAATGTCAGCTGGCAGGCGCACCTGGGCGGGCTGGTGGCGGGCACCGCGGTCGCCATAGCGATGGCGTACGCACCGCGGGAGCGGCGGGACGCCGTGCAGTGGGGGACGGCCGCCGGTGTGCTGGTGCTGACCGTGGTGCTCACGGTGATCGCTGTGGCGCAGGTCACGTCCTGA
- a CDS encoding peptidylprolyl isomerase, giving the protein MAEQLYATLKTTHGDIVVRLLPNHAPKTVANFVGLAEGTREWTDPRTGKASHDKLYDGTVFHRVISGFMIQGGDPLGNGTGGPGYEFADEFHPDLAFDKPYLLAMANAGPATNGSQFFITVAPTTWLTRKHTIFGEVADDASKKVVDGIINSPANPRTDRPLEDVVIESVVVEKQA; this is encoded by the coding sequence GTGGCCGAGCAGCTCTACGCCACCCTGAAGACGACCCACGGCGACATCGTGGTCCGGCTGCTGCCGAATCATGCGCCCAAGACGGTGGCCAACTTCGTCGGCCTCGCCGAGGGCACCCGCGAGTGGACCGATCCGCGGACCGGCAAGGCATCCCATGACAAGCTCTACGACGGTACGGTCTTCCACCGGGTCATCTCCGGCTTCATGATCCAGGGCGGCGACCCGCTGGGGAACGGAACCGGCGGCCCCGGTTACGAGTTCGCCGACGAGTTCCACCCGGACCTGGCCTTCGACAAGCCCTACCTGCTGGCGATGGCCAACGCGGGACCGGCCACCAACGGCTCGCAGTTCTTCATCACGGTCGCCCCCACCACCTGGCTGACCCGTAAGCACACCATCTTCGGCGAGGTCGCGGACGACGCCAGCAAGAAGGTGGTGGACGGGATCATCAACAGCCCCGCCAATCCGCGGACCGACCGGCCGCTTGAGGACGTCGTGATCGAATCGGTCGTCGTGGAGAAGCAGGCCTGA